From the Quercus lobata isolate SW786 chromosome 6, ValleyOak3.0 Primary Assembly, whole genome shotgun sequence genome, one window contains:
- the LOC115950030 gene encoding uncharacterized protein LOC115950030 translates to MREGETLKAYSDRYWEMYNEIKGNYNDVTISTFKRGMPTEHGLRKFLTGKPVTSVCQLMDRIDKYKRVEEDQQMGKGKMKVVPQERRDFRSDRFNSSNRSRRDYAEQSGSTGAQAVYAMFREPLHKILEKVKCEPFFQWPSRMAGDPLKCNQNLYCAYHQELGHLTDDCRNLKNHLDRLVREGKLRHLLHHPVGWQEQSNIETRQSALRPPIGTINVILVAPGRTRSNPLRVMSVGRLPSEADNRESNRARASPTPLIGFSDEDKLGTLQPHDDALVVTLRIGGYDVKRVLVDQDSAVEVMYPDLYKGLNLKPEDLSAYDSPLVSFEGKIVTPKGMIRLPMQTDSDVVEVNFIVVDAYSPYTAIVARPWLHALGAVLSTLHQKVKYPSGSQVKEIIRNQVMTRQCMVSAISRRPNSEPSTSAENGL, encoded by the coding sequence atgcgagaaggagAAACACTAAAGGCCTATTCAgacaggtactgggaaatgtataatgagataAAGGGAAACTACAACGATGTCACCATTAGTACATTCAAAAGAGGCATGCCGAcggagcatggcttaaggaaattcCTGACTGGAAAACCGGTCACTAGCGTGTGCCAACTCATGGAcagaattgacaagtacaaaagggtcgaggaggaccagCAAATGGGGAAGGGTAAAATgaaggttgtccctcaggagagAAGGGACTTCAGGTCAGACCGCTTTAACAGCAGTAATAGGTCGAGAAGAGACTACGCGGAACAGTCTGGATCCACTGGGGCACAAGCAGTCTATGCTATGTTCCGAGAACCATTACACAAGATCCTAGAGAAGGTGAAGTGTGAACCATTCTTTCAATGGCCGAGCAGGATGGCCGGTGACCCCTTGAAATGTAACCAGAATCTGTATTGCGCGTACCACCAAGAACTGGGTCACCTCACCGATGATTGTAGGAATCTGAAAAACCACTTGGATCGGCTAGTCCGAGAGGGGAAGTTGAGACATTTATTACATCACCCTGTAGGATGGCAGGAACAATCAAACATCGAAACCAGGCAAAGCGCATTGAGGCCGCCcattggcacaataaatgtcatcCTCGTCGCACCTGGAAGAACCAGATCCAATCCTCTCAGAGTAATGTCAGTGGGCAGGCTCCCGTCTGAAGCCGATAACAGGGAATCTAACAGGGCCAGAGCGAGTCCCACACCCTTGATcggattctcggatgaggacaAACTGGGAACCCTTCAACCCCACGACGACGCCCTAGTCGTCACGCTCAGAATTGGGGGTTATGACGTCAAGAGGGTGCTAGTTGACCAAGACAGCGCCGTGGAAGTAATGTATCCCGACTTGTATAAAGGactgaacctgaagccagaggACCTGTCGGCATACGACTCCCCTTTGGTCAGTTTTGAAGGAAAGATAGTCACCCCAAAAGGCATGATCAGGCTGCCTATGCAAACAGACTCAGACGTGGTGGAAGTGAACTTCATTGTTGTAGATGCGTACTCCCCCTACACAGCTATCGTGGCCCGACCATGGCTTCATGCACTAGGGGCTGTGCTATCAACCCTacaccaaaaagtgaagtatccATCAGGAAGTCAAGTCAAAGAAATAATAAGGAACCAAGTGATGACTAGACAATGCATGGTGTCCGCAATCTCACGACGACCAAATAGTGAACCTTCCACCTCAGCCGAGaacggcttatag
- the LOC115950032 gene encoding uncharacterized protein LOC115950032 — translation MNPEKESENEKSSSENAAPLWKYVTRLEKASVGGGNVSFRCNYCEKIFKGSYSRVKAHLLKLPKFGIQACAKVGDEYQNEMQKLEDAFEESSRRLKKPKLVSLPTDSPTSPNLDSRESSTATSHPFFQKKKGVGIGNSPLERAFNNQCREQLDCLIARTFYSAGLPFHFAKNPYWIEMIKFAANNNLAGYVPPGYNKLRTTLLQKEKAHIEKLLRAIKDTWKEKGLSIVSDGWTDVQKRPLINFMATSQKGPIFIKSIDGTKEYKDKHFIADLFLKVVGEVGPQHVVQIITDNASVMKAAGSIVEAEYPHIFWSPCVVHTLNLALKNICAPKYSLQNEDAYNECNWIAQVSDEATFIRIFITNHSMRLAIFNSYSPLKLLAVAETRFASIIIMLKRLFQVKQNLRNMVVSEEWMSYREDDVGKAQTVRDYILNDLWWDKVEYILRFTEPIYEMLRVADTDAPILHKVYEMWDSMIENVKKEIYQHEGKEDYEESPFYDVVHNILIERWTKNCTPLHCLAHSLNPKYYTIKWIEEVRGRVAPHKDAEISVERNKCLKRIFPDPDDRQKVNVEFGLFNSLQVYDEDNMEDRWNYNPMLWWSTYGSTLPILQTLALKLLEQPCSSSCAERNWSTYGFIHSMRRNRITPKRAEDLVFVHSNLRLLSRRRPEYNSGESKKWDIGGDNWDEPFGGPGLLEVAYLTLDEPEMETSIVENNDYVDDDDVVVL, via the exons ATGAATCCTGAAAAAGAAAGTGAGAATGAGAAATCATCTTCTGAGAATGCTGCTCCTCTATGGAAATATGTTACTAGATTAGAAAAAGCAAGTGTTGGTGGTGGGAATGTTTCTTTTAGATGTaactattgtgaaaaaatttttaAGGGGTCTTATTCAAGGGTGAAGGCACACTTGTTAAAATTGCCTAAGTTTGGAATACAAGCATGTGCCAAGGTTGGAGATGAGTATCAAAATGAAATGCAGAAATTAGAAGATGCATTTGAGGAATCTTCGCGTAGATTGAAGAAGCCTAAGTTAGTGTCTTTACCAACTGATTCTCCTACTAGTCCTAATTTGGATAGTAGGGAGAGTAGTACAGCTACAAGTCAtccatttttccaaaaaaaaaaaggggttgggATTGGGAATTCTCCTTTGGAGAGGGCTTTTAACAATCAATGTCGAGAGCAATTAGATTGTCTTATTGCTAGGACATTTTACTCTGCTGGCTTACCCTTTCACTTTGCTAAGAACCCGTATTGGATTgagatgatcaagtttgcaGCTAATAATAATTTAGCGGGCTATGTTCCTCCGGGTTACAATAAATTAAGAACAACTTTGTTGCAAAAAGAGAAGGCACATATTGAGAAGTTGTTGAGGGCAATTAAAGACACTTGGAAAGAAAAGGGTTTAAGCATTGTAAGTGATGGGTGGACAGATGTACAAAAAAGGCCACTTATCAATTTTATGGCTACATCACAGAAAGGGCCAATTTTTATCAAATCCATTGATGGTACCAAAGAGTACAAAGACAAGCACTTCATTGCTGACTTGTTTTTAAAGGTTGTTGGTGAGGTTGGGCCTCAACATGTTGTCCAAATTATTACTGATAATGCGTCTGTTATGAAGGCTGCAGGATCTATTGTTGAAGCTGAATATCCTCATATATTTTGGTCACCTTGTGTTGTGCATACTCTCAATTTGGCTTTGAAGAATATATGTGCACCTAAGTACTCTTTGCAGAATGAGGATGCATATAATGAATGTAACTGGATTGCACAAGTTTCAGATGAGGCAACTTTCATTCGTATTTTCATCACAAATCATTCTATGAGATTAGcaatttttaattcatattcTCCTTTGAAGTTACTTGCTGTTGCTGAAACACGATTTGCTTCAATAATTATCATGCTTAAAAGATTgtttcaagtaaaacaaaatcttCGAAATATGGTTGTTAGTGAGGAATGGATGTCATATAGAGAAGATGATGTAGGAAAAGCTCAAACTGTGAGGGATTATATTTTGAATGATTTGTGGTGGGACAAGGTTGAATACATTCTAAGATTCACAGAACCTATTTATGAGATGCTTCGAGTGGCTGACACGGATGCACCTATTCTCCATAAGGTGTATGaaatgtgggattccatgatagaaaatgtgaagaaagaaatataCCAACATGAAGGCAAGGAAGACTATGAGGAGTCTCCATTCTATGATGTGGTACACAATATACTTATTGAACGGTGGACTAAAAATTGCACACCACTTCATTGCCTAGCCCACTCCTTGAATCCAAA GTATTATACTATTAAATGGATTGAGGAAGTTAGAGGCCGTGTTGCACCACATAAGGATGCTGAAATTTCAGTGGAGAGAAACAAGTGTCTCAAAAGGATCTTTCCTGATCCTGATGATAGGCAAAAAGTTAATGTGGAGTTTGGTTTGTTTAACTCATTACAGGTTTATGATGAGGATAACATGGAGGATAGGTGGAACTACAATCCAATGCTTTGGTGGTCAACTTATGGGTCTACTTTACCAATACTTCAAACTTTAGCTCTAAAACTTCTTGAACAGCCTTGCTCATCATCATGTGCTGAGAGGAATTGGAGTACCTATGGCTTCATCCATTCTATGAGGAGGAATAGAATTACTCCTAAACGTGCTGAAGATTTAGTGTTTGTTCATTCTAATCTTCGACTTCTTTCAAGGAGGAGGCCCGAGTACAATAGTGGAGAATCTAAGAAGTGGGACATTGGTGGAGATAATTGGGATGAGCCATTTGGAGGACCTGGGTTGCTTGAGGTTGCTTATCTCACACTAGATGAGCCAGAGATGGAGACAAGTATTGTTGAGAATAATGAttatgttgatgatgatgatgttgttgttcTTTGA